In one window of Gemmatimonadota bacterium DNA:
- a CDS encoding quinoprotein dehydrogenase-associated putative ABC transporter substrate-binding protein — protein MPTPSARCTGLGLALALLVSAPAMAQRPGPMLPGVLRVCVDPDNLPMSNRAGEGVENKLAELLASTWNSRLEYIYWAAPRGMMRMLNGRYCDVWLQMPVLSDMAGVTRPYFRTSYVIVQRRTAAHPVTSLDDPALKTMRIGVHLFAADGENTPPAMALSRHGVVGNLVGFSTTYTGGMNRPEDIIKAVVSDSIDVAIVWGPIAGYYTRQLGADLVLRPIERDSVSGMLFAYSMGMATRRADRAFRDSLQGFIDTKGAEIRAILDQFGIPLLPIPADTGRGSPAGPAR, from the coding sequence ATGCCTACGCCCTCCGCCCGCTGCACCGGTCTCGGCCTCGCCCTCGCCCTGCTCGTCAGCGCGCCGGCGATGGCCCAGCGACCCGGCCCCATGCTCCCCGGCGTGCTCCGGGTCTGCGTGGACCCGGACAACCTGCCGATGTCCAACCGGGCGGGCGAAGGGGTCGAGAACAAGCTGGCCGAGCTGCTGGCCAGCACCTGGAATTCCCGGCTCGAGTACATCTACTGGGCCGCCCCGCGGGGCATGATGCGGATGCTCAACGGGCGCTACTGCGACGTCTGGCTCCAGATGCCGGTGCTCTCCGACATGGCGGGCGTCACCCGCCCCTACTTCCGCACCAGCTACGTGATCGTGCAGCGCCGCACCGCGGCGCACCCGGTCACCAGCCTCGACGATCCCGCGCTCAAGACCATGCGGATCGGGGTGCACCTCTTCGCGGCCGACGGCGAGAACACCCCGCCGGCCATGGCCCTCTCCAGGCACGGCGTGGTGGGCAACCTGGTCGGGTTCAGCACCACGTACACGGGCGGCATGAACCGGCCCGAGGACATCATCAAGGCGGTGGTGTCCGATTCCATCGACGTGGCGATCGTCTGGGGCCCCATCGCGGGCTACTACACCCGGCAGCTCGGCGCCGACCTGGTGCTCCGCCCCATCGAGCGCGACAGCGTGAGCGGCATGCTGTTCGCCTACAGCATGGGCATGGCCACCCGTCGCGCCGACCGCGCCTTCCGCGACAGCCTGCAGGGGTTCATCGATACCAAGGGGGCCGAAATCCGGGCCATCCTCGACCAGTTCGGGATTCCACTGCTGCCGATCCCGGCCGATACCGGTCGGGGGAGCCCCGCGGGCCCGGCACGCTAG
- a CDS encoding c-type cytochrome: MKTWILVAAALVLGAGSVTAQVRDEYHPAPRDTVDNDTYQGWKQYELNCSRCHGEYAVGSSFAPALIVSLREGGTIPTAESFLTTVCAGRPDKGMPAWCALGLEIDKIQRMYLYVKGRADGKIGPGRPAVRENS; encoded by the coding sequence ATGAAGACGTGGATTCTGGTAGCCGCCGCCCTGGTGCTGGGTGCGGGCTCGGTGACCGCACAGGTTCGCGACGAATACCACCCCGCCCCCCGCGACACGGTGGACAACGACACCTACCAGGGGTGGAAGCAGTACGAGCTCAACTGCTCCCGCTGCCACGGGGAGTATGCGGTGGGCAGCTCCTTTGCCCCGGCGCTCATCGTCTCCCTGCGTGAGGGCGGGACCATCCCGACGGCCGAGTCCTTCCTCACCACCGTGTGCGCCGGCCGCCCCGACAAGGGGATGCCCGCCTGGTGCGCGCTGGGCCTCGAGATCGACAAGATCCAGCGCATGTACCTGTACGTGAAGGGACGCGCGGACGGGAAGATCGGCCCGGGGCGGCCGGCGGTCCGCGAGAACTCCTAG
- a CDS encoding VOC family protein, with protein MTALFDRLDTIILRVRHLDAALKWYRRVLGLPVVFEDPEDELAVLGLGHGTSITLYTLSAEEQPAAATAAGPFPIFATRNAGAAYAILLERGARVDPIQEGGGVRFFSFYDPDGNRLEACEIIDEDGEGSPGA; from the coding sequence ATGACCGCCCTGTTCGATCGCCTCGACACGATCATCCTTCGGGTACGGCACCTCGATGCCGCCCTCAAGTGGTACCGGCGGGTGCTCGGGCTGCCGGTGGTCTTCGAGGACCCGGAGGATGAACTGGCCGTCCTGGGGCTCGGACACGGCACCAGCATCACTCTCTACACCCTCTCGGCGGAGGAGCAGCCCGCCGCCGCCACAGCCGCGGGGCCGTTCCCCATCTTCGCCACCCGCAACGCCGGGGCGGCGTACGCCATCCTGCTGGAGCGCGGGGCCCGGGTGGACCCGATCCAGGAGGGGGGCGGCGTGCGGTTCTTCTCGTTTTATGACCCCGACGGGAACCGGCTGGAGGCCTGCGAGATCATCGACGAAGACGGGGAGGGCTCACCCGGAGCCTGA
- a CDS encoding Rdx family protein — protein MAAELQREVPEAMVQLVKSSGGVFEVSVDGVTLFSKKATGRHALPGEVLGLLRQRPR, from the coding sequence CTGGCGGCGGAGCTGCAACGTGAGGTGCCGGAGGCCATGGTCCAGCTGGTCAAGTCCTCCGGTGGCGTGTTCGAGGTCAGCGTCGACGGCGTGACGCTGTTCTCGAAGAAGGCGACCGGGCGCCACGCGCTCCCGGGCGAGGTGCTCGGGCTGCTGCGCCAGCGGCCGCGATAG
- a CDS encoding beta-propeller fold lactonase family protein — protein MTRMRSAACLTLLTVALGACGPKGEPATDQPPTLSAGAGASGELVYVTNEDSRDLTVIDAATDSVVATIPVGTRPRGVEVSPDGRTVYVALTGSPKCPPTMPDEECEKLASDKSKDGVAIVDVATRTTIKTIPAGSDPEEFDISADGTRLFVSNEDADSASIVDLASGRPVANVKVGDEPEGVTVAPDGKTVWVTGETDHDITGFDAATGAIVARIDVLGQRPRSIGFLPDGSRAYVTNEMSSTVSVVDMVARKTLRQITMPADSRPMSIVVTPDGRRIYISNGRGKTISAIDPATDAVTATVEVGVRPWGIALSSDGRKLYTANGPGNDVTVLDTETMTVRKRIPAGTIPWGVAIGPKP, from the coding sequence ATGACCCGGATGCGATCCGCCGCCTGCCTGACCCTGCTCACCGTGGCGCTGGGCGCCTGCGGCCCCAAGGGGGAGCCCGCGACCGACCAGCCGCCCACGCTCAGCGCGGGCGCGGGGGCGTCGGGCGAGCTGGTCTACGTGACCAACGAGGACTCCCGCGACCTCACCGTCATCGACGCCGCCACCGACAGCGTGGTGGCCACCATCCCGGTGGGCACCCGGCCCCGCGGCGTGGAGGTGAGCCCGGACGGCCGCACGGTGTACGTGGCGCTCACCGGTTCCCCCAAGTGCCCGCCCACCATGCCCGACGAGGAGTGCGAGAAGCTGGCCTCGGACAAGTCCAAGGACGGCGTCGCCATCGTCGACGTGGCCACCCGGACCACGATCAAGACCATCCCCGCCGGCTCCGACCCGGAGGAGTTCGACATCTCCGCCGACGGCACCCGGCTGTTCGTGTCCAACGAGGACGCCGACAGCGCCTCGATCGTGGACCTGGCCAGCGGGCGCCCGGTGGCCAACGTCAAGGTTGGAGATGAACCGGAGGGCGTGACGGTGGCGCCGGATGGGAAGACCGTCTGGGTGACCGGCGAGACCGACCACGACATCACCGGCTTCGACGCCGCCACCGGCGCCATCGTGGCCCGGATCGACGTGCTGGGCCAGCGCCCGCGTTCCATCGGCTTCCTGCCCGATGGCTCACGCGCCTACGTGACCAACGAGATGAGCAGCACGGTGTCGGTGGTGGACATGGTGGCGCGGAAGACCCTGCGGCAGATCACCATGCCGGCGGACAGCCGGCCGATGAGCATCGTGGTGACCCCGGATGGCCGGCGGATCTACATCTCCAACGGGCGCGGCAAGACCATCTCGGCGATCGATCCCGCCACCGACGCGGTGACCGCGACGGTCGAGGTGGGAGTGCGGCCGTGGGGGATCGCGCTCTCGAGTGACGGCCGGAAGCTGTACACCGCCAACGGTCCCGGGAACGACGTCACGGTCCTCGACACCGAGACCATGACCGTCCGCAAGCGGATTCCGGCCGGCACCATCCCGTGGGGCGTGGCAATCGGGCCGAAGCCCTAA
- a CDS encoding pentapeptide repeat-containing protein — MRVLLSLAMISWLGPAAPVAAQDPAMPPVVAPSAVAAGRPSADSLRTASQVKAYLAGVEATATPDLSGLDLSGLDLRGVDFRKASLVGARLAGAMLDGADLFACDLTDAVAPDLSAVGANLDGTTLRRADLRRARLHRASLFATIVEATDLREADLRETRIIGYLRKANLAGAILTGANIGADPGNQSMGVMRAQFVGADLSGADLSGANLYKADLSYASLVGATLTGADLRNADLVQADLARADVTDVQLAFADLDGASFLGARGVSTLRGLDQARRRDRAVFDR, encoded by the coding sequence ATGCGCGTACTGCTTTCGCTGGCGATGATCAGCTGGCTGGGGCCCGCGGCCCCGGTGGCCGCACAGGATCCGGCCATGCCGCCCGTGGTGGCGCCGTCCGCCGTCGCCGCAGGCCGCCCGTCGGCCGATTCGCTGCGGACCGCCAGCCAGGTGAAGGCGTACCTGGCCGGCGTCGAGGCCACCGCGACGCCGGACCTCTCCGGGCTCGACCTCTCCGGGCTCGACCTGCGGGGCGTGGACTTCCGCAAGGCCAGCCTGGTGGGCGCCCGGCTGGCCGGCGCCATGCTCGATGGCGCGGACCTCTTTGCGTGCGACCTCACCGACGCCGTGGCGCCGGACCTGAGCGCGGTGGGGGCCAACCTCGACGGCACGACCTTGCGGCGGGCAGACCTCCGGCGGGCCCGCCTGCACCGGGCGAGCCTCTTCGCCACGATCGTCGAGGCCACCGACCTCCGCGAGGCCGACCTGCGCGAGACCCGGATCATCGGCTATCTGCGCAAGGCGAACCTGGCGGGCGCCATCCTGACCGGCGCCAACATCGGCGCGGATCCGGGGAACCAGTCGATGGGCGTGATGCGGGCGCAGTTCGTCGGGGCGGACTTGAGCGGCGCTGACCTGAGTGGCGCCAACCTCTACAAGGCCGACCTCTCGTATGCCTCCCTGGTCGGCGCCACGCTGACCGGGGCGGACCTCCGGAACGCGGACCTGGTGCAGGCCGACCTGGCCCGGGCCGACGTCACTGATGTGCAGCTGGCCTTCGCCGACCTGGACGGCGCCAGCTTCCTGGGAGCCCGGGGGGTCTCGACCCTGCGCGGCCTGGACCAGGCCCGCCGCCGGGACCGGGCGGTGTTCGACCGTTGA
- a CDS encoding ATP-dependent 6-phosphofructokinase, producing MRIAISTGGGDAPGLNAVIRAIVLAAHTRGWQTYGIRRGYNGLLGDDGIMTLTPDKVRGITHLGGTILGTTNRGNPFRWVVTDAAGQATEVDRSDDLIAAFNASGFDALITIGGDGSLKIGYDLYRKGLPVVGVPKTIDNDVTGTLATFGFDTAVSTATEAIDKLHSTTESHERVMVVELMGRDAGWIALHSGIAASADVILLPELPFDIDKVCAKITAREQSGRHFSIVVVGEGARPLGGDTPLLERRAAGTVDRLGGIGSLVARAISERTGKETRSLVLGHLQRGGSPTTFDRLLGLRFGAAAVRAVADKAFGVMIGYNPPELARVPLEDVIGRSKHVPLDSDTVLTARQLGISLGD from the coding sequence ATGCGCATTGCGATCAGCACCGGCGGCGGCGACGCTCCCGGCCTCAACGCCGTCATCCGCGCCATCGTCCTCGCCGCGCACACCCGCGGCTGGCAGACCTACGGCATCCGCCGCGGCTACAATGGGCTGCTGGGCGACGACGGCATCATGACGCTCACCCCCGACAAGGTGCGCGGCATCACCCACCTGGGCGGCACCATCCTCGGCACCACCAACCGCGGCAACCCGTTCCGCTGGGTGGTGACCGACGCCGCGGGCCAGGCCACCGAGGTGGACCGCTCCGATGACCTCATCGCCGCCTTCAACGCCAGCGGCTTCGACGCCCTGATCACCATCGGCGGCGACGGCAGCCTGAAGATCGGCTACGACCTCTACCGGAAGGGCCTCCCGGTCGTCGGGGTGCCCAAGACCATCGACAACGACGTCACCGGCACCCTCGCCACCTTCGGCTTCGACACCGCGGTGAGCACCGCCACCGAGGCCATCGACAAGCTGCACTCCACCACCGAGAGTCACGAGCGGGTCATGGTGGTGGAGCTCATGGGTCGCGACGCCGGCTGGATCGCGCTGCACAGCGGCATCGCCGCCAGCGCCGACGTGATCCTGCTGCCCGAGCTGCCGTTCGACATCGACAAGGTGTGCGCCAAGATCACGGCGCGGGAGCAGTCGGGCCGGCACTTCAGCATCGTGGTCGTGGGCGAGGGCGCCCGGCCGCTCGGCGGCGACACCCCGCTGCTGGAGCGGCGCGCCGCCGGCACCGTGGACCGGCTCGGCGGCATCGGCTCGCTGGTGGCCCGCGCCATCAGCGAGCGCACCGGCAAGGAGACCCGCAGCCTGGTCCTCGGCCACCTGCAGCGTGGCGGCTCGCCCACCACCTTCGACCGCCTCCTCGGCCTGCGCTTCGGCGCCGCCGCCGTGCGCGCCGTGGCCGACAAGGCCTTCGGCGTCATGATCGGCTACAACCCGCCCGAGCTCGCGCGGGTGCCGCTCGAGGACGTCATCGGCCGCTCCAAGCACGTGCCCCTCGACTCCGACACGGTGCTCACCGCGCGCCAGCTCGGCATCAGCCTGGGCGACTGA
- a CDS encoding GTP-binding protein — protein sequence MRRAMIAAFILTSPLAAQTRAAAWGDELAPAPSPERLLAIGPRLSEPLDWPAPPIRRPPAHVRALYVNAWAFGGARFWDLVRLADSTEVNSFVIDVKDDTGYLTYRSAVPTAVAIGANNQLRARDTQARLRALHARGIHAIARIVVAKDPLLASRKGAWSVQDRRGGLWRDRLDFAWVDAFNDSVWVYAADLAAEAVRLGFNEVQFDYVRFPDEPKARMAYAIFPSRRGTESVRDGVSRNLRLLRDRVKPLGVPFTIDVFGMTTNADVDLGIGQVWEDLVTTADVVLPMVYPSHYYQAIYGAARPNDEPYRVVKGALADGLRRGRELGGSTAEIRPYLQAFTLGRPRYTPEHVREQIRAAADLGIQSWVLWNPRSAYDARIFGHGEPAVPVQVAVSAPPSRAALLEGRRGQR from the coding sequence ATGCGCCGCGCCATGATTGCCGCGTTCATCCTGACCAGCCCGCTCGCCGCCCAGACCCGGGCGGCCGCCTGGGGCGACGAACTTGCGCCCGCGCCCTCCCCGGAACGCCTGCTGGCCATCGGTCCACGGCTCTCCGAACCGCTCGACTGGCCCGCACCCCCGATCCGGCGCCCCCCGGCGCATGTTCGGGCGCTCTACGTGAATGCCTGGGCCTTCGGCGGTGCCCGATTCTGGGACCTGGTCCGCCTGGCCGACAGCACCGAGGTGAACAGCTTCGTCATCGACGTGAAGGACGACACCGGCTACCTGACCTACCGGTCGGCGGTGCCCACGGCGGTGGCCATCGGGGCCAACAACCAGCTGCGCGCCCGGGATACCCAGGCCCGGCTGCGCGCGCTGCACGCCCGCGGCATCCACGCCATCGCGCGGATCGTGGTGGCCAAGGACCCGCTGCTCGCCAGCCGGAAGGGCGCCTGGTCGGTACAGGACCGGCGGGGCGGACTGTGGCGGGACCGGCTGGACTTCGCCTGGGTCGACGCCTTCAACGACTCGGTCTGGGTCTACGCCGCCGACCTCGCGGCGGAAGCGGTGCGCCTGGGCTTCAACGAGGTGCAGTTCGACTACGTCCGCTTCCCCGACGAGCCGAAGGCGCGGATGGCGTACGCCATCTTTCCCAGCCGGCGCGGCACCGAGTCGGTGCGCGACGGGGTCAGCCGCAACCTCCGCCTGCTGCGCGACCGGGTGAAGCCGCTCGGCGTGCCGTTCACCATCGACGTCTTCGGCATGACCACCAACGCGGACGTGGACCTGGGCATCGGGCAGGTCTGGGAGGACCTGGTGACCACCGCCGACGTGGTGCTGCCGATGGTCTACCCCAGCCACTATTACCAGGCGATCTACGGCGCCGCCCGCCCCAATGATGAGCCCTACCGAGTGGTGAAGGGCGCGCTCGCCGATGGCCTGCGCCGGGGGCGCGAGCTCGGTGGCTCCACCGCCGAGATCCGGCCCTACCTGCAGGCCTTCACCCTGGGCCGGCCGCGCTACACCCCCGAGCACGTGCGCGAGCAGATCCGCGCCGCCGCCGACCTCGGCATCCAGAGCTGGGTGCTGTGGAACCCCCGGTCGGCGTACGACGCGCGGATCTTCGGCCACGGCGAGCCGGCGGTGCCGGTCCAGGTCGCGGTTTCGGCCCCGCCCTCGCGGGCCGCCCTGCTCGAGGGGCGCCGCGGGCAGCGCTGA
- a CDS encoding alpha/beta fold hydrolase → MTASGGRGRLGRLVRRFLVAFGAAVLLWVGLGNPARPRPPHRASWVTVDGLRLRALQGGHGDTTLVFLHGYGESLMAWRLLLDRFTPRYRVLAVDLPGHGLSDRPDGPYDYPALVERLAHLLDQATRGPVVLVGHSMGGQLATGVALARPDRVRALVLIAPAGDGINPMLTDTGGVASPATAWVASALSFVLPVHDSAWLRDAEGEAPDGGDTAVARTARAVLAQFDFAAIGDRFREVHQPVLLIWGKQDPTIPYTIGEAVAARLPCRRFVSLAALHRPHQTLPDTVAAEMTRFLARPACP, encoded by the coding sequence GTGACGGCTAGCGGCGGGCGCGGGCGGCTGGGCCGCCTGGTGCGCCGGTTCCTGGTGGCGTTCGGCGCCGCCGTGCTGCTGTGGGTCGGGCTCGGCAACCCCGCGCGGCCCCGCCCGCCCCACCGCGCCAGCTGGGTCACCGTGGATGGGCTCCGGCTGCGCGCGCTGCAGGGCGGCCACGGCGACACCACGCTGGTCTTCCTGCACGGGTATGGCGAGTCGCTGATGGCGTGGCGGCTGCTGCTCGACCGCTTCACCCCCCGATACCGGGTGCTGGCGGTGGACCTCCCGGGCCACGGCCTGAGTGACCGGCCCGACGGTCCCTACGACTACCCCGCCCTGGTGGAGCGCCTGGCCCACCTCCTGGACCAGGCAACCCGCGGGCCGGTGGTGCTGGTGGGGCATTCGATGGGCGGGCAGCTCGCCACGGGCGTGGCCCTGGCCCGGCCCGATCGGGTGCGGGCGCTGGTGCTCATCGCCCCGGCGGGCGACGGCATCAACCCGATGCTCACCGACACCGGCGGCGTCGCCTCGCCGGCCACCGCGTGGGTGGCCTCCGCCCTGAGCTTCGTGCTGCCGGTGCACGACAGCGCCTGGCTCCGGGACGCGGAGGGCGAGGCCCCGGACGGTGGCGATACCGCCGTCGCGCGCACCGCCCGCGCCGTGCTGGCCCAGTTCGACTTCGCGGCCATCGGCGATCGGTTCCGCGAGGTACACCAGCCCGTGCTCCTGATCTGGGGCAAGCAGGACCCGACCATCCCGTACACCATCGGCGAGGCCGTGGCCGCCCGGCTGCCCTGCCGGCGCTTCGTGAGCCTCGCCGCGCTGCACCGCCCCCACCAGACCCTGCCCGATACCGTGGCCGCGGAGATGACCCGCTTCCTGGCCCGTCCGGCCTGCCCCTAG
- a CDS encoding OmpA family protein: MNANPLLRRLRAALLLLAVALPAAPLAAQRLYRLEVSAAGAWQQYDRTLELGSTVGGVLRAGYWVYGPLSIEIEGGVARPRTNTSLDKAVSTTQLGAWAVGNFALGARTFAMVKAGYGHLGFGTCPGVSVPGAGPCGAADVVQGGAGVRIALGPTLFMRYEGVVQRSTTTRKFTNLSLQGGVSLMLGSQPLLDGDGDGVFDRHDACEGTRLGALVDGRGCPTDRDSDGVPDGLDRCPNTQAGATPDPAGCSTDTDGDGYLDGLDQCSDTPTGAVVDGTGCPSDEDADAVLDGLDRCPQTPAGATVDQLGCPGDADGDVVFDGLDRCPDTRRGATVDATGCATEPEPAPVDSTAERPVVLPGEVWNFRQAVLSPEAFPVLDSLALALQADPAVTAEVNGFAHDRLVPADNTRLSQRRAEAVRNYIIARGVPVTRVTAVGRGSQTLLVADTTEAARTTNRRVEIRVTRNP; the protein is encoded by the coding sequence GTGAACGCGAACCCGCTCCTCCGCCGCCTCCGCGCCGCGCTGCTGCTCCTGGCCGTGGCACTCCCCGCCGCCCCGCTCGCCGCCCAGCGCCTCTACCGGCTGGAGGTCAGCGCCGCCGGCGCCTGGCAGCAGTACGACCGCACGCTCGAGCTCGGCTCCACGGTCGGTGGCGTCCTGCGCGCGGGCTACTGGGTCTACGGCCCGCTCTCCATCGAGATCGAGGGCGGCGTCGCCCGGCCGCGCACCAATACCAGCCTCGACAAGGCCGTCTCCACCACGCAGCTTGGCGCGTGGGCGGTGGGCAACTTCGCGCTCGGCGCCCGCACCTTCGCCATGGTCAAGGCCGGGTACGGCCACCTCGGTTTCGGCACCTGCCCCGGCGTCTCGGTGCCGGGCGCCGGACCGTGCGGCGCTGCCGACGTGGTGCAGGGCGGCGCCGGGGTGCGCATTGCGCTGGGCCCCACGCTCTTCATGCGCTACGAGGGCGTGGTCCAGCGCAGCACCACCACGCGCAAGTTCACCAACCTGAGCCTGCAGGGCGGCGTGAGCCTGATGCTCGGCAGCCAGCCGCTGCTCGACGGCGACGGCGACGGCGTCTTCGACCGCCACGACGCCTGCGAGGGAACCCGCCTCGGCGCGCTGGTGGACGGTCGCGGCTGCCCCACCGACCGCGACAGCGACGGCGTGCCGGACGGTCTCGACCGCTGCCCCAATACCCAGGCCGGGGCCACCCCGGACCCGGCCGGCTGCAGCACCGATACCGATGGCGACGGTTACCTCGACGGCCTCGACCAGTGCTCCGACACCCCGACCGGCGCCGTGGTCGATGGCACCGGCTGCCCGAGTGACGAGGATGCGGACGCGGTGCTCGACGGCCTGGACCGTTGCCCGCAGACCCCCGCGGGCGCCACCGTCGACCAGCTGGGCTGCCCCGGCGACGCCGACGGCGACGTTGTCTTCGACGGCCTCGACCGGTGCCCCGACACCCGCCGCGGCGCCACGGTGGATGCCACCGGCTGCGCCACCGAGCCGGAACCCGCCCCCGTCGATTCCACGGCGGAGCGGCCGGTGGTGCTGCCCGGCGAGGTGTGGAACTTCCGGCAGGCGGTCCTCAGCCCCGAGGCCTTCCCGGTCCTCGATTCGCTGGCGCTGGCGCTGCAGGCCGACCCGGCCGTCACCGCGGAGGTGAATGGCTTTGCCCACGACCGGCTGGTCCCGGCCGACAACACCCGGCTCTCCCAGCGGCGGGCGGAGGCGGTGCGGAACTACATCATCGCCCGCGGCGTCCCGGTGACCCGGGTCACCGCCGTGGGCCGCGGCTCCCAGACCCTGCTGGTGGCCGACACCACGGAAGCCGCCCGGACCACCAACCGCCGCGTCGAAATCCGCGTCACCCGCAATCCCTAG
- a CDS encoding M28 family peptidase: MLPACSAGRAAPRALALLLLAAGPLAPLTAQTLSPATRVARAANAAAYEAHLGLLASDLLEGRGSATRGGRLAAEYIATQFRRLGLEPAGDSGTYYHRVPIIAHTPEPTLRVTGPAPAVLRYRDDYVLWSMRNETQVNVAAPVVFVGYGIVAPEWNWDDYAGLDVRGKIVLCLVNDPGLHDPAIFRGRILTYYGRWTYKIEEAERQGAAGIILVHTTESATYPWTTVTGSWTGEQVRIERAPSSLVVAGWMRDETLAPLVQGAGLDLSALLQQAGRAGFRGLALPFGLEASVQSTLRRSATSNVVGRLPGHGRLANEAILIGGHYDHFGIRTPVNGDSIYNGAEDNASGTAAVIAAAEAFVQSRVETPRAILFMAFGAEESGLLGSQAYAAAPTVPLRNIAAVLNLDVMNLYGRTRDIAALGTDQSSLGGVFTAAAAAEGLRVVTDSGSLIRGSFFRSDHFPFARAGVPALSLESGSDFVGRPAGWGEEQREEYTAHRYHQPQDELLPWFSMDGALQQLRVILRTAVAAATAPAQPTWNTGSEFRAAGEARRR, encoded by the coding sequence ATGCTCCCCGCATGCTCCGCCGGCCGCGCCGCTCCCCGGGCGCTCGCGCTCCTGCTGCTGGCCGCCGGCCCGCTCGCCCCCCTCACCGCGCAGACCCTGAGCCCCGCCACCCGGGTGGCCCGCGCGGCGAACGCCGCGGCTTACGAGGCGCACCTCGGCCTGCTGGCGAGCGACCTGCTCGAGGGCCGCGGCAGCGCCACCCGGGGCGGGCGCCTCGCGGCAGAGTACATCGCCACCCAGTTCCGGCGGCTCGGCCTGGAGCCGGCGGGGGACAGCGGCACCTACTATCACCGGGTACCGATCATCGCCCACACCCCCGAGCCGACGCTCCGGGTGACGGGCCCCGCCCCGGCGGTGCTGCGCTACCGCGACGACTACGTGCTCTGGTCCATGCGCAACGAGACCCAGGTCAACGTGGCCGCGCCGGTGGTGTTCGTGGGCTACGGCATCGTGGCCCCGGAGTGGAACTGGGACGACTACGCCGGGCTCGACGTGCGGGGCAAGATCGTGCTCTGCCTGGTGAACGACCCCGGCCTGCACGACCCGGCGATCTTCCGCGGCCGCATCCTGACCTACTATGGCCGCTGGACCTACAAGATCGAGGAAGCCGAGCGGCAGGGCGCGGCGGGCATCATCCTGGTGCATACCACCGAGAGCGCCACCTATCCGTGGACCACCGTCACCGGGTCGTGGACGGGGGAGCAGGTGCGGATCGAACGCGCGCCGAGCTCGCTGGTGGTGGCGGGCTGGATGCGCGACGAGACGCTGGCGCCGCTGGTGCAGGGCGCCGGCCTCGACCTGTCCGCGCTGCTGCAGCAGGCCGGGCGGGCCGGCTTCCGCGGCCTGGCGCTGCCCTTTGGCCTGGAGGCCTCGGTGCAGAGCACCCTGCGCCGCTCCGCCACCTCGAACGTGGTGGGCCGGCTCCCCGGGCACGGGCGGCTGGCGAACGAGGCGATCCTGATCGGCGGGCACTACGACCACTTCGGCATCCGCACCCCGGTCAACGGCGACTCGATCTACAACGGCGCCGAGGACAACGCTTCCGGCACCGCCGCGGTGATCGCCGCGGCGGAGGCGTTCGTGCAGAGCCGGGTGGAGACCCCGCGCGCGATCCTGTTCATGGCGTTCGGCGCGGAGGAGAGCGGGCTGCTCGGCTCGCAGGCGTACGCCGCGGCGCCGACCGTGCCGCTCAGGAACATCGCGGCGGTGCTCAACCTCGACGTGATGAACCTGTATGGGCGCACCCGCGACATCGCCGCCCTGGGTACCGATCAGTCGAGCCTGGGCGGGGTGTTCACCGCCGCGGCCGCGGCGGAGGGGCTGCGCGTGGTGACCGACTCGGGTTCGCTCATCCGCGGGAGCTTCTTCCGCTCCGACCACTTCCCGTTTGCGCGGGCCGGCGTCCCGGCGCTCTCGCTCGAGAGCGGCAGCGACTTCGTGGGCCGGCCCGCCGGCTGGGGGGAGGAACAGCGCGAGGAGTACACCGCGCACCGGTACCACCAGCCCCAGGACGAGCTGCTCCCCTGGTTCTCCATGGACGGCGCGCTGCAGCAGCTGCGGGTGATCCTGCGGACGGCGGTGGCCGCCGCCACCGCGCCGGCGCAGCCCACCTGGAACACCGGCTCCGAGTTCCGCGCCGCCGGCGAGGCCCGCCGCCGATGA